The Rhizobium sp. BT03 genome has a window encoding:
- the fliG gene encoding flagellar motor switch protein FliG, giving the protein MMDFDDFGGALAGKPLTQAEKAAAVLLAMGKGVAGRLLKYFTQAELQTIIASAQSLRAIPPDELLMLVSEFEDLFTEGAGLMDNAKAIEAILEEGLTPDEVDSLLGRRTAFQAYETSIWDRLSEAEPTFVAQFLLREHPQTVAYILSMMPSNFGAKVLLQLPDNRRADIMNRTVNMKTVSPKAAQIIENQVMTLLAEVEAERNAAGSTKVADLMNELDKPQVDTLLTSLESISRESVNKVRPKIFLFEDLMYMPQRSRVLLLNDISTDVLTVSLRGSPPEIRESVLSAISPRQRRMIESDLQSGMGGVNPREIAIARRAVAQEAIRLANSGQIELKEKEGDASAAA; this is encoded by the coding sequence ATGATGGACTTTGACGATTTCGGCGGCGCGCTAGCCGGGAAACCGTTGACCCAGGCTGAAAAGGCGGCGGCAGTTCTTCTCGCTATGGGAAAGGGCGTCGCCGGCCGGTTGTTGAAATATTTCACCCAGGCCGAACTGCAGACCATTATCGCATCCGCCCAGTCGCTGCGCGCCATTCCGCCGGACGAGCTCCTGATGCTCGTCTCCGAGTTCGAAGACCTCTTCACCGAGGGCGCCGGACTGATGGACAACGCCAAGGCGATCGAAGCCATTCTGGAAGAAGGCCTGACGCCCGACGAGGTCGACAGCCTGCTCGGCCGCCGCACGGCGTTCCAGGCCTACGAAACCTCGATCTGGGATCGCCTCAGCGAGGCGGAGCCGACATTCGTCGCCCAGTTCCTACTGCGCGAACATCCGCAGACCGTTGCCTATATTCTTTCGATGATGCCTTCCAACTTCGGCGCCAAGGTGCTGCTGCAGCTCCCCGACAACCGCCGCGCCGACATCATGAACCGAACCGTCAACATGAAGACCGTCAGCCCGAAGGCTGCGCAGATCATCGAGAACCAGGTGATGACGCTGCTTGCCGAGGTCGAGGCAGAGCGCAATGCCGCCGGCTCGACGAAGGTCGCCGATCTGATGAACGAGCTCGACAAGCCGCAGGTCGACACGCTGCTCACCTCGCTTGAATCGATCAGCCGCGAATCCGTCAACAAGGTCCGCCCGAAGATCTTCCTGTTCGAGGACCTCATGTACATGCCGCAGCGCAGCCGCGTCTTGCTGCTCAACGACATTTCGACGGATGTGCTGACCGTCTCGCTGCGCGGTTCGCCGCCCGAGATCCGCGAATCGGTTCTCTCCGCCATCAGCCCGCGCCAGCGCCGCATGATCGAATCGGATCTGCAGAGCGGCATGGGCGGCGTCAATCCGCGCGAGATCGCCATTGCCCGGCGCGCCGTTGCGCAGGAAGCGATTCGCCTGGCCAATTCAGGCCAGATCGAGCTCAAGGAGAAGGAAGGCGACGCTTCGGCGGCCGCCTAA
- the flhB gene encoding flagellar biosynthesis protein FlhB: MADDDKDSKTEAPTAKKQTDAAEKGNVPFSRELSIFATILATYIYLVFFLPDSVGRMTETLRDIFEQPDQWKIETGPDVLSLFVRLGWATAALLAPAFILFMVFGIASSVFQNLPTPVLERIRPQASRISPAKGWGRLFSLPGLVEFGKSLFKVVVVGVILFFVLRSEYFSSIDAMFSDPQTILVRISTAMRKIIIVVLIATAVVAIADVFWTRHHWFTELKMTRHEIKEENKQAQGDPFVKGRQRSLMRDRARRRMISNVHRATLVIANPTHYAVALRYAREENDAPVVLAKGQDLIALKIREIAEKNGIPVFEDPPLARSMFAQVSIDSVIPSVFYKAVAELIHRVYAADAKNKRVR; the protein is encoded by the coding sequence TTGGCAGACGATGACAAGGACAGCAAAACAGAAGCCCCGACCGCGAAAAAGCAAACCGACGCGGCTGAGAAAGGCAACGTGCCGTTTTCGCGCGAGCTGTCGATCTTCGCGACCATCCTTGCCACCTATATCTATCTGGTGTTCTTCCTCCCCGACAGCGTCGGGCGCATGACGGAAACCCTGCGCGACATCTTCGAGCAGCCCGACCAGTGGAAGATCGAGACGGGGCCTGATGTCCTTTCGCTGTTCGTCAGGCTCGGCTGGGCCACTGCGGCGCTGCTGGCGCCGGCCTTCATTCTGTTCATGGTCTTCGGCATCGCCTCCTCCGTCTTCCAGAACCTGCCGACGCCGGTGCTCGAACGCATCCGGCCGCAGGCCTCGCGCATCTCCCCCGCCAAAGGCTGGGGACGGCTCTTCAGCCTGCCGGGCCTCGTCGAGTTCGGCAAATCGCTGTTCAAGGTCGTCGTCGTCGGGGTCATCCTGTTTTTCGTGCTGAGGAGCGAATATTTCAGCTCGATCGACGCGATGTTCTCCGACCCGCAGACGATCCTGGTGCGGATCTCGACGGCGATGCGCAAGATCATCATCGTCGTGCTGATCGCCACCGCGGTCGTGGCGATCGCCGACGTCTTCTGGACGCGCCATCACTGGTTCACCGAGCTGAAGATGACGCGGCACGAAATCAAGGAAGAAAACAAGCAGGCGCAGGGCGACCCCTTCGTCAAGGGCCGGCAGCGCTCGCTGATGCGCGACCGCGCGCGTCGGCGCATGATCTCCAATGTGCACCGGGCGACGCTCGTCATTGCCAACCCGACGCACTATGCGGTGGCGCTGCGCTACGCGCGCGAAGAAAACGACGCGCCGGTGGTGCTGGCCAAGGGCCAGGACCTCATTGCGCTCAAAATCAGGGAGATTGCCGAGAAAAACGGCATCCCGGTGTTCGAGGATCCGCCGCTTGCGCGCTCCATGTTTGCGCAAGTCTCGATCGATAGTGTCATACCGTCAGTCTTCTATAAGGCCGTTGCGGAGCTGATCCACCGGGTCTACGCCGCAGACGCCAAGAACAAACGGGTAAGATAA
- a CDS encoding transcriptional regulator VisR: MAHPSARTMSSAEQLRMVRVNRISSRSDLFPRLIAMQKLADAQGFAIFRVSGAGLPAKQRLVCELENWGSSNAGFGKAFTDAYGDILLDHIDKSLLPLSWAGGYDRAAPGPADFAPFMTRLQDGIVPFSGLAFPVRLGAVGNGFIVFTGDELDPSSDTIVELHGRCCHIMMDLLSLDERRTAAAEALSEREIACLQLAGDGRISEEIADKLGLSVHTVNAYLGSATIKLDSVNRIQAIAKAIRLGYIS, translated from the coding sequence ATGGCGCATCCATCAGCCAGGACGATGAGCAGCGCCGAGCAGCTACGCATGGTGCGTGTGAACAGGATTTCCAGCCGGTCCGATCTTTTTCCGCGGCTGATTGCGATGCAGAAGCTCGCCGATGCTCAGGGCTTCGCGATCTTCCGCGTCAGCGGCGCAGGTCTTCCGGCAAAGCAGCGCCTCGTCTGCGAGCTCGAGAACTGGGGGTCTTCCAATGCCGGTTTCGGCAAAGCCTTCACGGATGCCTACGGCGATATCCTTCTCGACCATATCGACAAGTCGTTGCTGCCGCTCTCATGGGCCGGCGGTTACGACCGTGCCGCACCTGGTCCTGCCGACTTCGCGCCGTTCATGACGCGGCTGCAGGACGGTATCGTGCCTTTTTCCGGCCTTGCCTTTCCGGTGCGGCTCGGCGCCGTCGGCAACGGGTTCATCGTTTTCACCGGCGATGAGCTCGATCCCTCGAGCGATACCATCGTCGAGCTGCACGGTCGCTGCTGCCATATCATGATGGATCTGCTCTCGCTCGACGAACGCCGCACGGCCGCCGCTGAAGCCCTTAGCGAACGCGAGATCGCCTGTCTCCAGCTTGCCGGCGACGGCCGTATCAGCGAAGAGATTGCCGACAAGCTCGGCCTCTCCGTGCACACCGTGAACGCCTATCTCGGCTCGGCGACAATCAAGCTCGATTCCGTCAATCGCATCCAGGCGATCGCCAAGGCGATCCGGCTCGGCTATATCAGCTGA
- a CDS encoding transcriptional regulator VisN, which translates to MDMDVIQASKGERQMSNFASAVVPDLLPRDQLLQRLHGVANTGRLQSGLRALTEYVGASHYLLARCDLIQESGLDFIVSSDWPFDLVRDIANDLVRGYARSTELEKCMQVFQPNFALMPDNADVPDGASRQYCSVTFNVGRSRLALMFLFGEGFILSPERLRDVGLLAGYVASFLRCGGTRVDRDFELTDRELECLFWIAEGKTSDEIAMILGISRNTINNYITSVMRKTATKTRSEAIAFAVRNNLV; encoded by the coding sequence ATGGATATGGATGTAATTCAGGCGAGCAAAGGCGAGAGGCAAATGTCGAATTTCGCGAGCGCGGTAGTGCCGGATCTGTTGCCGCGTGATCAACTCCTCCAGCGCCTGCACGGCGTCGCCAACACTGGCAGGTTGCAGTCTGGACTGCGCGCGCTGACGGAGTATGTCGGTGCTTCGCACTATCTTCTGGCGCGCTGCGATCTCATCCAGGAAAGCGGTCTCGATTTCATTGTTTCGTCGGATTGGCCTTTTGACCTGGTCAGGGATATCGCCAATGACCTGGTTCGCGGCTATGCCCGTTCGACGGAGCTGGAAAAATGCATGCAGGTCTTCCAGCCGAATTTTGCTCTTATGCCTGACAATGCCGACGTGCCGGACGGCGCCAGCCGCCAATATTGTTCGGTAACGTTCAATGTCGGCCGGTCGCGGCTGGCCCTGATGTTCCTGTTCGGCGAGGGCTTCATCCTGTCGCCGGAGCGCCTGCGGGATGTGGGCCTGCTTGCCGGTTATGTCGCGAGTTTCCTGCGCTGCGGCGGGACGAGGGTCGATCGCGATTTCGAATTGACCGACCGCGAGCTGGAATGCCTGTTCTGGATCGCCGAGGGCAAGACCAGCGACGAGATCGCGATGATCCTCGGCATCTCCCGCAATACCATCAACAACTACATTACCAGCGTGATGCGCAAGACGGCGACCAAGACCCGGTCCGAGGCCATTGCCTTCGCCGTCCGCAACAATCTCGTATAG
- the fliF gene encoding flagellar basal-body MS-ring/collar protein FliF: MNLLNQLVQIFKNFGSLGRTRLMILGGVGAVSIAIVLAAALFVNKPAQETLYVGLDSPDLNQISMALAEANINFQVGTDGSSISVPAGMTGKARLMLAERGLPNSANAGYELFDNVGSLGLTSFMQEVTRVRALEGEIARTIQSISGITAARVHIVMPEVGNFRKAEQKPTASVMIRASATTGRSAATSIRHLVASAVPGLDVDDVTILDSAGQLLASGDEASNSSLNRSLNIVQNVQQEVESNVDKALAPFLGMDNFRSSVTADLNTDAQQIQETTYDPESKVERSVRSTKEAQQSQQKQSDSAATVEQNIPQAAPEAGGSAGPESQDKSDKREEQTNYEINSRTTATTRNSYKVEKLSIAVVVNKGRIAKMVGEPADQAKIDAYLAEMKTIVASAAGIDAKRGDVVTVTAMDFLENQLLEDATGGVRVMDMLSRNLAGIINSLAFVAVAFVVVWMGLRPLVRSVSGNGSSSVLGDATPEAAGLELPDFAPAAGAPGGALMDGFGSDFGFDSTEDLLSLGDDDGNFNRRVKEGPERKLSRMVEINEERAAKILRKWAIDEAA, encoded by the coding sequence ATGAATCTGTTAAATCAATTAGTTCAGATCTTTAAGAACTTCGGTTCCCTTGGCCGAACACGCCTGATGATTCTCGGAGGCGTCGGTGCCGTCTCCATCGCAATCGTCCTTGCGGCCGCCCTTTTCGTCAACAAGCCGGCACAGGAAACGCTCTATGTCGGTCTGGATTCGCCCGATCTCAACCAGATCAGCATGGCGCTTGCCGAAGCCAACATCAATTTCCAGGTCGGCACGGATGGTTCCAGCATCAGCGTTCCCGCGGGGATGACGGGCAAGGCCCGCCTGATGCTTGCCGAGCGCGGCCTGCCGAACAGCGCCAATGCCGGTTACGAACTCTTCGACAATGTCGGCTCGCTGGGCCTGACCTCCTTCATGCAGGAAGTGACGCGGGTTCGCGCGCTGGAAGGCGAAATCGCCCGCACCATCCAGTCGATCTCGGGTATCACGGCCGCGCGCGTCCATATCGTCATGCCTGAAGTCGGTAACTTCCGGAAGGCGGAGCAGAAGCCGACCGCCTCCGTCATGATTCGCGCCAGCGCCACCACCGGGCGGAGTGCTGCGACCTCGATCCGCCATCTCGTCGCCTCGGCCGTGCCGGGGCTTGACGTCGATGACGTGACGATCCTCGATTCCGCCGGTCAGCTGCTCGCGTCCGGCGACGAAGCCAGCAACAGCTCGCTGAACCGCTCGCTCAACATCGTCCAGAACGTCCAGCAGGAAGTCGAATCCAACGTCGACAAGGCGCTCGCACCCTTCCTCGGCATGGACAACTTCCGCTCCAGCGTCACCGCCGACCTGAATACCGACGCCCAGCAGATCCAGGAAACGACCTACGATCCCGAATCCAAGGTCGAACGCTCGGTCCGCTCGACCAAGGAAGCCCAGCAGTCGCAGCAGAAGCAGTCCGACAGCGCGGCCACCGTCGAGCAGAACATTCCGCAGGCGGCCCCCGAGGCCGGCGGTTCGGCCGGTCCTGAATCGCAGGACAAGTCCGACAAGCGCGAAGAGCAGACCAACTACGAAATCAACAGCCGGACGACGGCGACGACCCGCAACAGCTACAAGGTCGAGAAGCTTTCGATCGCCGTGGTGGTCAACAAGGGCCGCATTGCCAAGATGGTCGGCGAGCCTGCCGACCAGGCCAAGATCGATGCCTATCTTGCCGAAATGAAGACGATCGTCGCTTCGGCGGCCGGTATCGACGCCAAGCGCGGCGACGTCGTCACCGTCACGGCGATGGACTTCCTCGAGAACCAGCTGCTCGAAGACGCCACCGGCGGTGTCCGCGTCATGGACATGCTGAGCCGCAACCTTGCCGGCATCATCAACTCGCTCGCCTTCGTCGCGGTCGCCTTCGTGGTGGTCTGGATGGGCCTGCGGCCTCTGGTGCGCAGCGTCAGCGGCAACGGCAGCTCTTCGGTTCTCGGCGACGCCACGCCGGAGGCGGCCGGCCTCGAGCTTCCGGACTTCGCGCCGGCAGCCGGCGCCCCCGGAGGAGCCCTCATGGACGGCTTCGGATCCGACTTCGGCTTCGACAGCACCGAGGATCTGCTCAGCCTCGGCGACGACGACGGGAACTTCAACCGCCGCGTCAAGGAAGGCCCGGAACGCAAGCTCTCCCGCATGGTCGAGATCAACGAGGAACGCGCCGCGAAAATCCTCCGGAAATGGGCGATCGACGAAGCAGCGTAA
- the cheD gene encoding chemoreceptor glutamine deamidase CheD, producing the protein MITEGAARRVHIIQGEYKVLSDPNAVLSTILGSCVAACLRDPVAGIGGMNHFLLPGSATSPTSGGDATRYGVHLMELLINGLLKQGARRDRLEAKIFGGAKTISTFSNVGEQNAAFAMQFLRDEGIPVVGSSTGGDHGRKLEYWPVSGRARQYPLTGAETQRTVALEQRPAAPPKPVETSIEFF; encoded by the coding sequence ATGATCACTGAGGGGGCAGCCCGCCGCGTGCACATCATTCAGGGCGAGTACAAGGTTCTGAGCGATCCGAATGCGGTCCTCTCGACCATTCTCGGCTCGTGCGTGGCTGCGTGCCTCAGAGACCCTGTCGCCGGTATCGGCGGCATGAACCACTTCCTGCTGCCCGGTTCGGCGACGTCGCCGACCTCAGGCGGCGATGCCACGCGTTACGGCGTGCATCTGATGGAACTGCTGATCAACGGTCTCCTGAAGCAGGGCGCCCGGCGCGACCGGCTGGAGGCCAAGATCTTCGGCGGCGCGAAGACGATCTCGACATTCTCCAATGTCGGTGAGCAGAACGCGGCCTTCGCCATGCAGTTCCTGAGGGATGAAGGCATTCCGGTGGTCGGCTCCTCCACAGGCGGAGACCATGGACGCAAGCTCGAATATTGGCCGGTCTCCGGTCGTGCCCGGCAGTACCCCCTGACCGGCGCCGAAACGCAGAGAACCGTCGCCCTCGAGCAGCGCCCCGCCGCTCCGCCGAAGCCCGTCGAAACCAGTATCGAATTTTTTTGA
- a CDS encoding response regulator, giving the protein MSIAEKIKVLIVDDQVTSRLLLSDALTQLGFKQITSAGDGEQGMKIMAEQPHHLVISDFNMPKMDGIGFLQAVRTNPNTKKAAFIILTAQGDRALVQKAAQLGANNVLAKPFTIEKMKAAIEAVFGALK; this is encoded by the coding sequence ATGTCGATCGCGGAGAAAATCAAAGTTCTGATCGTCGATGATCAGGTAACGAGCCGGTTGCTGCTCAGCGATGCGCTGACCCAGCTTGGTTTCAAGCAGATCACGTCCGCAGGCGACGGCGAGCAGGGCATGAAGATCATGGCCGAGCAGCCGCACCATCTGGTGATCTCGGACTTCAACATGCCGAAGATGGACGGCATCGGCTTCCTTCAGGCCGTGCGCACCAACCCGAACACCAAGAAGGCGGCCTTCATCATCTTGACCGCCCAGGGCGACCGCGCACTGGTGCAGAAGGCAGCCCAGCTCGGCGCCAACAACGTGCTCGCCAAGCCGTTCACGATCGAGAAGATGAAAGCGGCCATCGAAGCCGTGTTTGGAGCCCTGAAATGA
- the cheB gene encoding protein-glutamate O-methylesterase CheB — protein sequence MSAPARVLVVDDSPTMRGLITAVLSSDPEVNVIGQAGDALEAREAIKRLNPDVVTLDIEMPNMNGLDFLEKIMTLRPMPVIMVSTMTHRGAEASLAALEIGAFDCVGKPAPGEPRPFGDLAEKVKAAARTQRQFSQPVAAPAPPPSVADFRVGRKIVAIGSSTGGVEALIAVLQKFPANCPPTVITQHMPPTFTKSFAERLNRLCAPVVQEATDGARLEIGKIYLAPGGERHLQVSNASAPCCRLVDRAPVNGHRPSVDVLFDSVAELAGRNAVGVILTGMGRDGAAGLLKMRHAGARTLGQNEKTCVVYGMPRVAHELGAVEQQLPLSAIGEEILKMTAARKEGTE from the coding sequence ATGAGCGCTCCGGCAAGGGTTCTCGTCGTTGACGACTCCCCGACGATGCGGGGGCTGATCACCGCCGTCCTGAGTTCCGATCCCGAGGTCAACGTTATCGGCCAGGCCGGCGATGCGCTGGAAGCGCGCGAGGCGATCAAGCGGCTGAACCCCGACGTTGTGACGCTCGACATCGAGATGCCGAATATGAACGGCCTCGATTTCCTCGAAAAGATCATGACGCTGCGTCCGATGCCTGTGATCATGGTATCGACGATGACCCATCGCGGCGCCGAGGCGTCGCTGGCAGCGCTCGAGATCGGCGCCTTCGACTGCGTCGGCAAGCCGGCGCCGGGCGAACCCCGGCCCTTCGGCGACCTCGCCGAGAAGGTCAAGGCAGCCGCGCGCACGCAGCGCCAGTTTTCCCAGCCGGTTGCCGCCCCGGCGCCTCCGCCCTCCGTCGCCGATTTCCGCGTCGGCCGCAAGATCGTCGCGATCGGCTCGTCGACCGGTGGTGTCGAGGCGCTGATCGCCGTGCTGCAGAAATTTCCGGCCAATTGCCCGCCGACCGTCATCACCCAGCATATGCCGCCGACCTTCACCAAGAGCTTCGCCGAACGGCTGAACCGCCTCTGTGCGCCGGTGGTGCAGGAAGCGACCGATGGCGCCCGTCTCGAAATCGGCAAGATCTATCTGGCGCCGGGCGGCGAGCGTCATCTCCAGGTCAGCAACGCCTCGGCGCCCTGCTGCCGTCTCGTCGACCGGGCGCCGGTCAACGGCCACCGCCCATCGGTCGACGTGCTGTTCGATTCGGTCGCCGAGCTGGCTGGCCGCAACGCCGTCGGCGTGATCTTGACCGGAATGGGCCGCGATGGCGCCGCCGGATTGTTGAAAATGCGCCACGCCGGCGCCAGAACACTCGGCCAGAACGAAAAAACCTGTGTCGTTTACGGAATGCCAAGGGTTGCTCATGAACTTGGCGCCGTTGAGCAGCAGTTGCCCCTGTCTGCCATCGGTGAAGAAATATTGAAAATGACAGCCGCCCGAAAGGAAGGGACCGAATAA
- the cheR gene encoding protein-glutamate O-methyltransferase CheR, which produces MNAMGAKDQRQGADEVLASGEYPLTRRDLTEIAAMIYSDAGIFLNETKASLVYSRLSKHIRNLGLSGFREYCDLVASPAGAAPRREMLSHLTTNFTRFFRENHHFDHLRDHVLPELLQRAKSGGRVRIWSAASSDGQEPYSIALTVLSLMPNVADYDFKILATDIDPKILAIARAGAYDENALETVSPAMRKQWFSEVEVQGRRKFQVDDRVKRLITYNELNLMAQWPFKGKFDVIFCRNVVIYFDEPTQMKIWQRFAGLLPEGGHLYIGHSERVSGEAKHVFDNIGITTYRYTAKGHGRKA; this is translated from the coding sequence ATGAACGCAATGGGCGCAAAAGATCAGAGGCAGGGAGCCGACGAAGTTCTGGCAAGCGGAGAATATCCGCTGACGCGCCGCGATCTCACCGAGATCGCCGCGATGATCTATTCGGATGCCGGCATCTTCCTCAACGAGACGAAGGCGTCGCTGGTTTATTCGCGCCTGTCGAAGCATATCCGCAATCTCGGCCTGTCGGGCTTCCGGGAATATTGCGATCTCGTCGCTTCGCCGGCGGGCGCTGCGCCGCGCCGCGAGATGCTGTCGCATCTGACGACCAATTTTACCCGCTTCTTTCGCGAAAACCATCATTTCGACCACCTGCGCGACCATGTCCTGCCGGAACTTCTGCAGCGGGCGAAATCGGGCGGCCGGGTGCGCATCTGGTCGGCCGCCTCCTCCGACGGGCAGGAGCCCTATTCGATCGCGCTGACCGTGCTGTCGCTGATGCCGAATGTCGCCGATTACGACTTCAAGATCCTGGCAACCGACATCGACCCGAAGATCCTGGCGATCGCCCGGGCCGGCGCCTATGACGAAAACGCGCTCGAAACCGTTTCGCCCGCCATGCGCAAGCAATGGTTCAGCGAAGTCGAGGTGCAGGGCCGCAGGAAGTTCCAGGTCGACGACCGCGTCAAGCGGCTGATCACCTACAATGAGCTCAACCTGATGGCGCAATGGCCGTTCAAGGGCAAGTTCGACGTCATCTTCTGCCGCAACGTCGTCATCTATTTCGACGAGCCGACGCAGATGAAGATCTGGCAGCGTTTCGCTGGCCTGCTGCCGGAGGGCGGCCATCTCTATATCGGCCATTCCGAGCGTGTGTCGGGCGAGGCGAAACACGTCTTCGACAATATCGGCATCACGACCTATCGCTACACCGCCAAAGGTCACGGGAGGAAGGCATGA
- a CDS encoding chemotaxis protein CheW translates to MSYAVKNLNEGDRELIAFRIGDQEFCVNIMSVREIRGWTPATAMPHSPAYMLGVINLRGAVLPIIDLAARLGMKPADPTARHVIIVAQVRRKVVGLLVDAVSDILTVTDETVQPTPEISSDLERQFARGILAIEKRMICLIELESLFSETESEAA, encoded by the coding sequence ATGTCGTACGCCGTAAAAAATCTGAACGAGGGGGATCGCGAGCTGATCGCGTTCCGCATCGGGGATCAGGAATTTTGCGTGAACATCATGTCGGTTCGTGAGATCCGGGGCTGGACCCCGGCGACCGCGATGCCGCATTCGCCTGCCTATATGCTCGGTGTCATCAACCTGCGCGGCGCGGTGCTGCCGATCATCGATCTTGCCGCCCGGCTCGGCATGAAGCCGGCCGACCCGACCGCCCGTCATGTCATCATCGTCGCCCAGGTCCGGCGCAAGGTCGTCGGCCTGCTGGTCGACGCCGTATCCGATATCCTGACGGTGACCGACGAAACCGTCCAGCCGACGCCCGAGATCTCCTCCGACCTCGAGCGTCAATTTGCCCGCGGCATTCTCGCCATCGAGAAGCGCATGATCTGCCTGATCGAACTCGAATCCCTCTTTTCCGAGACCGAAAGCGAAGCCGCATGA